The stretch of DNA TCTATGTCTATATTTCCGGGCAAGTCTATTGGTATGGTAATATATATTTCACGGCCATCCTCGGGGGTTCGTTCGGGGCCATGACTATAAATCCATGTTTTATTGCCGTATATGCATCGCCTGGCAGCGGTTTCGAAATACTTTGAATTAGGACCCGGGAAATAACCCTCATGTAAAATACCACCCTTGAATCTTAATTTTGAGTAATAAGCCTTTTTGTATTCCCAAATAAGTCCATCAGATGATTCAATTTCGAATTTCTTGAAATGTTCCTTATCTGCAAGCAATAGAACTTTAATGTCGGTTTTTTTAATCGGATCTATAAAATCCACTTTTTTCTTTGGCGGTTTAATAGGTTTTTCGGGCTTTGGCGGCGGCGGTGGCGGTTCTTTTATTATTACAGTTGTTACCAATACTTGCCCCGGTTCAATTAAACCGAGATTAACTACCGTGGAATCATCACCGAGTTTTGCCAGAAGCGAATACTGCCCGGGTTCAATGCCATCAATAATAAAATTGCCTAACGTGTCGGTTAAGACGCTGTATTTCTGCGGAATTGAAAAAACTGCAGCGCCGGCAAGAGGAGAACCTTCCTCATCTGTAACTGTGCCTTTAATAACCGCTGGTTTTCTGGCGCATCCTGCAGCTAATAATATAATTATTAGGAATAAAGAAAAACAAGCTCCGCGTATCTTTACCATTAGCTACCCTTTAGCCCTGACAACTTCCAAACGCAACATTCTACGACTTCAATATTTAAGCCGCAGTATTATATATTAACCGTATCGACTTGTAAAGCCAAAAGTAAAGATTTTAGACAATGATATAAGTCTTTATTACTATATGATGTCCTTTAAAGAAACAGTTTTTCTGAAATTAGCCTTCTATCCCGGATTATCTATGAATAATCAGAGTTAACAAATACGTGCATAGGTTACCCAAGCCTATAAATAGCTTTGCAATAAATAAAAATTATATATATTAATAGCTGCTGAAAAATAATTAAGGAGTAAATTGATTTGTCTAAAAGAGTTTTAATTACCGGAATAAATGGTTTTGTCGGAAAACATCTAACTGATTATTTACTTGCTAACAACTATAAAGTAACCGGTTTTGATTTAAACAATGATATGGAAGACAGGATTATTTCGAGGGATATTAAGATATATACCGGCGATTTGCGTGATGAACAGGAAGTTGCAAAGGTTATAAAAAACATCAGCCCAAACCTGATATTTCATTTAGCCGCCCAATCATCAGTTAAACTTTCGTTTGAGAATCCTGTCGAGACTCTATCGATAAATCTTATCGGTTCTTTAAATATCCTTGAAGCTGTTTCAAAAATGGAGACACCGGCCAAAACTCTTCTAATAACTTCATCGGAGGTTTACGGTCAACTTAAGCCTGACCAGGTGCCGGTAACTGAGAATCACCCGTTTGAACCGGTAAATCCTTATGCTGTATCCAAGGCTGCAGTTGATTTATTAGCTTATCAGTATTACAGAGCATACAAACTGCCGATTTACTGGGCTCGAGCTTTTTCTCATGCTGGTCCCTATCAACGAACGGTGGCAGTATTGTCTGATTGGGCTTTCCAGACTGCCAGGATTGAACTTGGGTTGTCGGCACCGGAAATCAAGGTGGGCAACCTTGATGTTACAAGAGATTATATTGATGTTCGGGATACGATTCAGGCATATATCGCTATTTTATTGAATGGTAAACCTGGCCAGCCATACAATGTCTGTTCGGGCAAGGGGTATCGTCTTTCGGAATTATTAGATATTATAACCTCTTTCAGCGTTAAAAAAATAAAGGTTATCCCCGACCCATCACGTTTGCGGCCGGTAGACATACCGATTTTAATAGGTTCCCCCGAAAAACTAAAAAAGAACACCGGCTGGCAGCCAAAAATTGAGATGGATACTACCTTGCGTGATATTTATAATTACTGGATTGAATACCTTACTCCGCAGATTCAGTGAGGAAAATCACCAAGTTCTGCCAATTACAGCGCTGGCTTTCTTCCTATGTATCCTATATTTTGGCCAACATATAATACGGGTTAAAGAACTTCTAATTTTATTGTTGTTAAGATGTTTAAATGCTTTATATTAACCAGTCGATAAAATTGGTATACGTTGGAAAAATGTAATTTTGTTTTAATAAGGAGCGCTGGTGAAAGAGTCAAAGAAAAAGACATTAAAAAAAGCTGCTAAAAAAAGCAAAGCTGACAAAAAAGCAAATCCCAAAACATCTCAGAGATCTAATTATACAAAGCAACTCGAGAAGAAAATAATCGAACGCTCAGCTGTTATTGGCATAATCGGTATGGGTTATGTTGGTTTGCCCTTAGCGATTGAGTTTGGGCGGGTCGGTTTTAAGGTTATTGGCGTTGATGTTGATCCGAAAAAAAATGAGATAATAAATTCTGGGAAATCCCATATAGACGATATTAAGGATTACCAGGTTAAGGAGCTTACCGACCTTAAACGTCTTAAATGTTCAAGCGACTTTTCAGTTTTAAAGGATGTTGATTGTATCGCAATTGCTGTGCCCACGCCGCTAAATAAAACCAAAGATCCTGATGTTTCATTTATTTTATCGGCAGTAACACAAATCCAAAAACACCTCCACCAAGGGCAGTTAATAATATTAGAATCGACTACTTATCCCGGCACAACCGAAGAGCTTATAATGCCTATACTGGAGGAAACCGGTTATAAAGTAGGAAAAGATTTCTTCTTGGCGTTTTCACCCGAAAGAGTCGATCCCGGAAATATCAGATTTGCTACTCATAATACACCCAAGGTTGTTGGCGGTGTAACTTCAAACTGCTGCAAAGTGACGAGAATCCTTTATGAACAGGTTATTACCGATGTAATCCCTGTCAGTTCGACGAAAGCCGCCGAGATGGTTAAGCTTTTGGAAAACACCTTTCGTTCGGTTAATATTGGCTTGGTAAACGAGGTTGCGCTCATGTGTGACCGTTTGCAAATAGATGTCTGGGAGGTAATCGATGCTGCCGCTACCAAACCGTTTGGGTTTATGCCATTTTACCCCGGTCCCGGTCTCGGCGGACATTGCATTCCTATCGACCCGCATTACTTATCATGGAAACTGCGCTCACTAAATTATTATGCTCGTTTCATTGAGTTGGCCGGCGATATTAACTCAAGAATGCCAGAGTATGTAGTTGAGAAAATAAGCGCGGCCTTAAACAGCCGAAAGAAATCGTTAAGCGGTTCGAAAATACTGGTTTTGGGTGCGGCATATAAAAAAGATATTGGCGATGTAAGAGAATCACCATCACTGGATATTATCAAGATTCTTATTCGTAATGAAGCGTTGGTTTCATATAATGATCCTTTTGTCGATGATATAATTCTTGATAGCGGAAAGAAAATAAAATCAGTTGGCATGAACGCTAAATCTATTAATTCTGCCGACTGCGTTGTCATATTAACAGATCATTCCGAATACAAATATCAATGGATTGTCGATAAAGCTAAATTGATTGTTGATACCAGAAACGCAACCAAGCACGTTAAAAACGGAAGAAGCAAGATATTCAAGAT from Candidatus Zixiibacteriota bacterium encodes:
- a CDS encoding carboxypeptidase regulatory-like domain-containing protein, encoding MVKIRGACFSLFLIIILLAAGCARKPAVIKGTVTDEEGSPLAGAAVFSIPQKYSVLTDTLGNFIIDGIEPGQYSLLAKLGDDSTVVNLGLIEPGQVLVTTVIIKEPPPPPPKPEKPIKPPKKKVDFIDPIKKTDIKVLLLADKEHFKKFEIESSDGLIWEYKKAYYSKLRFKGGILHEGYFPGPNSKYFETAARRCIYGNKTWIYSHGPERTPEDGREIYITIPIDLPGNIDIDSLVISYGFPRFPKNVPDGSLKFRLVGETSSGGISILIDWEKIDHSSNGSFYKKAVPTLGDNRKLQYISLEINSNGSAVWDAFLIRPLVYFSVK
- a CDS encoding GDP-mannose 4,6-dehydratase yields the protein MSKRVLITGINGFVGKHLTDYLLANNYKVTGFDLNNDMEDRIISRDIKIYTGDLRDEQEVAKVIKNISPNLIFHLAAQSSVKLSFENPVETLSINLIGSLNILEAVSKMETPAKTLLITSSEVYGQLKPDQVPVTENHPFEPVNPYAVSKAAVDLLAYQYYRAYKLPIYWARAFSHAGPYQRTVAVLSDWAFQTARIELGLSAPEIKVGNLDVTRDYIDVRDTIQAYIAILLNGKPGQPYNVCSGKGYRLSELLDIITSFSVKKIKVIPDPSRLRPVDIPILIGSPEKLKKNTGWQPKIEMDTTLRDIYNYWIEYLTPQIQ
- a CDS encoding nucleotide sugar dehydrogenase — its product is MGYVGLPLAIEFGRVGFKVIGVDVDPKKNEIINSGKSHIDDIKDYQVKELTDLKRLKCSSDFSVLKDVDCIAIAVPTPLNKTKDPDVSFILSAVTQIQKHLHQGQLIILESTTYPGTTEELIMPILEETGYKVGKDFFLAFSPERVDPGNIRFATHNTPKVVGGVTSNCCKVTRILYEQVITDVIPVSSTKAAEMVKLLENTFRSVNIGLVNEVALMCDRLQIDVWEVIDAAATKPFGFMPFYPGPGLGGHCIPIDPHYLSWKLRSLNYYARFIELAGDINSRMPEYVVEKISAALNSRKKSLSGSKILVLGAAYKKDIGDVRESPSLDIIKILIRNEALVSYNDPFVDDIILDSGKKIKSVGMNAKSINSADCVVILTDHSEYKYQWIVDKAKLIVDTRNATKHVKNGRSKIFKI